The Anabaena sp. PCC 7108 region TGATTTAGCCCAAGCTAAAAGTTTAGAACTTGGTCGAATTATTGGTATTTACCCAGAAACAAAGCATCCCAGTTATTTCCAATCAATTGGTTTGCCACTAGAAGAAACTCTCTTACTGAATTTACAAAAAATTAATTTACCTGTATTTATTCAATCTTTTGAAGTTAGTAACTTAAAAGAATTATCTCAAAAAACAAATTTACCTCTAGTACAGTTAATTAATGATTCTGGAAAACCTTATGATTTTGTAGTTAATGGTGATCATCGTACATATCAAGACTTAGTTACCAAAACCGAATTAATAGAAATTGCTAAATATGCACAAGCAATAGGAGTCAATAAAAACTTACTAATTCCTAGAGATATTACAGGTAAATTATTATCACCAACATATTTAGTTAATAATGCTCATGCAGCTAATTTACAAGTCCACGCTTGGACATTCCGCAATGAAGATTTTTTCTTACCTTTAAATCTGCAAGGAAACCCCCAATCGGAATATGAAATATTTTTTGAATTAGCCATAGATGGCATATTTAGTGATTATCCAGACACAGCTAAATCTCAGCTTACAAAATTATAAACTACCTTAATTCAGATTTAATTTTATACCAATTTATGTGAAGTACCAAATAAATCTGGTAGAGAGGTTCCATGGGTAGGGATTCTCGGCTTTACAACAACGGATCAATTACATCTTCATAAAAAACAGATCTAGCATTTCCTAGTCTAATAAAGTACAAAATTATCTGCGTTTATCTGCGTCCATCCGCGTTTAATTATTAATTGCTTGTATCTGACTACAATGGGAATTGCTATATTACTAAAATAATAGTAAATTAGTCTACTTGATTAAATATGCAACAAACAGCCTAAATTTAACCTATTAACAGTAGTTTAGAAATAGCGATTAATTTCGTACAGTTAAACAATATTGCCTAGGCAATCATGAATAAATTACCATTAAGTCGTTTGGGTGAAGTTGCTAAACTATTTTTAAAATTAGGGATGATTGGTTTTGGCGGACCAGTTGCCCATATTGCCATGATAGAAGATGAGGTAGTCAAGCGCCGTCAGTGGCTGACGCGAGAACATTTTTTAGATTTGCTAGGTGCAACTAACTTAATTCCTGGTCCAAATTCCACAGAAATGGCGATTCATATTGGATACATTTATGCAGGATGGTTGGGGCTAATTGTAGCGGGTGTTTGTTTTATTTTACCTGCGGTTTTAATTACAGGTGTACTTGCTGGAATTTATGTCAATTATGGTACTTTACCCCAAGTTGCACCTTTACTTTATGGAATTAAACCGGCTGTTTTAGCCATTATCCTCAATGCTATTTGGGGCTTGGCAAAAAAAGCAGTGAAAACACGCCAATTGTTAGTAATTGCAATAATGGTTGGGGTGGTAACATTTTTCTGGAAAGTCAATGAAATAATTGCTCTATTAATTGGCGGATTTTTAGGTATGCTTTGGTTAAATCGTCATAATCAAAATCATACTCCCGGAAATCAGACTAATTTATTAATTGCTGGTTTAACTATAGGTGCAACTTGGCAAGTAACATCAGTAAGTGCTGTATCTGTGCCTTTGTGGCAATTGGGCTGGTTCTTTCTGAAAGTTGGTAGTGTTTTGTTTGGTGGTGGCTATTTATTAGTAGCCTTTTTGCAAGGCGGATTAGTTGAAGAATATGGCTGGTTGACACAACAGCAGTTACTAGATGCGATCGCAATTGGTCAATTTACTCCTGGCCCAGTTCTTTCTACTGCTACCTTTATTGGTTATGTCCTCGCTGGTATGCCTGGTGCAATCGTGGCTACCTTGGGAATTTTTCTGCCTTCATTTTTGTTCGTTGCTGCTTTAAACCCCTTGATTCCCCGTTTACGTACCTCTGCTTGGACAAGGGCTTTTTTAGATTCTGTCAATGTTAGTGCTGTGGCGCTCATGGTATTGGCTACGCTGCAATTGGCAATAGCGACATTAACAATACAAAAAGCGCCTTATATGGATTTTATTGCCAGTGCGATCGCTCTCATCTCAGTAATTTTAGTACTGCGCTACCGCATTAATGCTGCATGGTTAGTATGCGGTGGTGGTTTAATTGGCTGGGTTGCTTATTTATTTGGATACATTCCATAATTGATGTAAACAAATGAGCTAAAAACAATGAATTTATACACACTGGTGACTTTAAACCGCCAACTTTGATAAATCTCTTTGTTGAGTTTCAGCTAACTTAAAGTGATCCCAATTTGATACCGATATTGGATTTATATTTTGTTGGCTAATAATTAAATCTATAAATTCCTTAGCTTCATCAATAGCAAAATCTTCGTTAAACCAACAACGCATAGATATTTTTGAATAATCTAGTTTGTTCCCAGTTGGGCTATAGCAGATAATTTCAAATCTTTTTTTGGCAAACCACTGATATAGTTCAATTTTCCATTCTTGATAGTCTATGGTTTTCATTAAATATTTATTCATCGATTCTCTGTTCCCTTATTCAAAAAATTGATTTTTCAAGTCAAAATTAATCCCCAACAACAGTCATTTTCCAATATTAACGTTTCTTATATGTATCATAATAAAATATTATTTAGTTTTGCATTAGGAATATTCATACTTCTTAATATAAACTTCATATTTCGTTACTTTATTCAGTAGCCTCAGAAATCATGCGGATGTGGAAATGCCGTAAAGATTGTCCTCTTCTCCGCACTTTTAACCCACATTTCGCTAGATTGTGCTTCAGCTTGAGGCTATGTTGCACTGAAATATTATTAATAGTAGAAAATATAAAAGCAATATGACACTTGTTTAAATAAAAAAAATCAAGTATTGTCAATACTTAACCAATAAACTTGGGATATTTTTTTGATTTTACAGCCATCATGTGAACAACGAAATAAATATAGAAGAAGATAGGGCAAGATGGAAACTTTCTTTAGAAGAATTACTTAAAAATCCTGAAGAACCAGTAATCATAACTACATTTCGGCGTTATTTGACTTCTTCAGCTAGTCCAGTTTTTGCTAGAGGAATGGATAAATGTGAGTATGTTATCAAAGGACAACAAGCTGGTCGGCAAATTATTACCGATCACATCGTAGCTCAATTAGGTTCAGCAATAGGAGCGCCAGTTGGTAAACCCCAAATTGTTGAAATTTCAAAAGATTTACTGGAACTAGATCCAAAATTTGCCTTCTTATCTCCTGGTAAAGCCCATGCAACTCATTTTATTCCTAACTGTTTTGATGATCGTGATACTCGCATATATAAAGATCACTCTGGAAATAGAGAACGGTTTGCTTTGTTAAGTGTCTTATTTGGTTGGGTTGAAAGTCAAGATGAGCAATTTATATATCAGAAAGCCCATCCTTGTTTAGTATCTTCTGTAGATCATGGGCGCTTTTTTCCAGGTGGATATGATTAGAATCTAGAAACATTAAAATCTGCACCTGAAGCTACGATTCACCGTAAACTGGTTATGAGTTGCGGCTTGACTAAGGATGAAATTAAGACAGCACTTTTCACTCTAGAACAAGTCACAGAGGAAAAAATTATTCAAGCAGTGGCTAGACCTCCTGACGAATGGGGTATTACAATGGATGAGAGAATAGCAATAGTCGAGTTTTTGATTAAACGCCAGTACGAGTTGCTGGAATCCCTTTAGCCAATGTGTGATGTAGGCGCTATGGCAAGTAGATACAGTATAATTCAGTATGTTCCTGATCCGATCACAGATGAACGGATCAATATTGGCGTGATTGCTTTTGATAAGCAAAATATTCGTATACGCTTTCTCAAGAATTGGCTAAGTTGGAAAAGAGTGCAAATTTTTGGTATGGAAGATATTAAATTTCTCAAAGATTTTGCTCACCGCATGGAGAAAAACGTTAAAGAAGGATATTTATTTTCAGAAGACAATCTGAATGAAGTTCCCTATCAAGAAAGAATCTTGAAGATAGCACAAGAATGGATAAATAGTATTCAAATTACAGAACCACGTGGTTCATTAGATAGTGTTGATAATTTACTAGAAGATATTGCTAATACTTATTTGCGTGAAATAAAACCCCCATCAAAGCCGAAAGGATCAATAACTTCAAGGAGAAGGCAAAAAATTGTCAGTTTCAATTTATATCCACGCATCAAAACCAAATTGGGAGAAAAACCTCAATAATGCAATTTGTTCAGATTCACAGCTTTTCAATTATTCCCCAATATTCTCTCGTCGTTCTTGCAACTTCAACATAATTTCTGCGTGCATCTCGCGGGTAATCGGATAGAAAAAAGTTAAAATCAAACCAATAATTAAACAAATTGTCGGTATCGGTCCCACAGCAATCCGAATAGCAAATAATGCTGAATCAGGTTGTATAGGAAGCGTACTTTGTCCAGCGACAACTGCTTTAAAACCAGAAGCTTCTAAAGCATTACCGACTATAAATAGCCCAAAAGCTAAACCAAACTTTTGCAATAAAACCATAAATCCATAAAAAATTCCTTCTCTTCTTTGTCCAGTTTGTAGTTCATCTAACTCAATCACATCAGGAATCATTGACCAGGGAATTAAATAAGCTGTAGAAACACCAACACCAGCCATGACAGCCATTAAATACATCAACCCAATTTGATTAGATTTTAAGAAAAATAGTCCCGCCGCGGCGATAATCCAAATGCTCATTCCCAGAAAATAAACTAGCTTTTTACCAAGTTTTTTACTTAAATTACTCCAAACGAATAGCATTAATAACGCAGTTGCTTGTACAGCAATCAGAACCGTGGGAACATCTGAATTTTTCAGTCCCATACAGTAAATAACAAAATAAGGAATTATGCTCGCTGTGATTTGTACACCTAACCAAGAAAAAAGATAGATAGCAATCACAAATAGAAATGGTTTATTAGTAAAGACTATTTTTAGTTGTTCAATAAAAGGAATTTCTGCTGGTTCCTCAAGTTGCAGACGTTTAGCCTCAAAAGCCATAATGCGATTGCGTGTACCGTAAACGCACCAATACAAAGCTAAAACAGAAATTACAGTACAAATTGCGGCTAAAACTATATACTGTTCTTGAGGATCTGCGATTTGAGAAAAAACAATTTGCGCTAAAATCAGCGATAAAATACTGCCACCAATAGAAAAAGTAAAGCGAAAGCTATTTAAACTAGTCCGTTCATCATAATCTTGAGATAGTTCAGGTGTCATTGCCGTGTAAGGTAAATTAACAACAGTGAAAAACGCCTGAGATATCACGCCAATTGCTACGTAATACCAGAACAATGGCCAAATATTACTGCTTTGCTCAACACTAAATTTTGGTACAATCCACTGTAAGAAAAAGAAAATCCCAAAGGGAATTGCCCCATATAGCATCCAAGGTAAACGACGACCCCAGCGACGAGATTTCGTTTTATCAGTCAACCATCCTACAATGGGATCATTAACAGCATCCCAAATTTTGCCAATCATCAAAATACTGCCAGCTAAACCAGCGGGAATACCAGCGACATTGGTAAAAAACACCAACAGAAAAAAGATGGCAATATTGGAAGTAATCGCTGGTCCCAAATCACCAGCACCATAAGCCAGTTTAGTTTTTAAATCTAATTTTTGACTTGTCAAAGATTTTGGCAAATTTAGGTCAGAATCTTTCATAATAAATCCCGCTTATTTTAAAATAAAGAACTTGGCTTACTTGAAGTATTAGTTAACACAATTTCCAAAGTCTTATGTCAGACCTTTACATTTCTTGGTCAGATTATCACCATAAAATTGAACAATTAGCTGTGAAGATTTATCAATCCAGTTGGCAATTTAACCAAATTGTCTGTCTTGCTAGAGGTGGACTGCGAGTGGGTGATCTATTATCACGGATATACAATCAACCTTTAGCAATTTTAGCGACATCATCTTATAACGGTGCTGGTAAGCAAGAAAGAGGAGGTTTAATAGTTTCCCCTCACCTAACGATGACTACCGACACATTAGGTTCCCGGATTCTGCTAGTAGATGATTTAGTAGACTCTGGGATTACTCTTCAACAAACTATTCCTTGGCTACAACAATATAGTCAGTACTCAATTGCAGAAATCCGTACTGCCGTAATTTGGTATAAATCCTGTTCTGTTATTACTCCCAATTACTATGCTGATTATCTACCTAATAACCCCTGGATTCATCAACCTTTTGAAAAGTATGAACATACAACCCCGGCAGAACTGGAGGTAAAATTGAGTCAACCTTGTTGATTTAGTGAAAAAACGACTCATCCAAAATTTAAAATCTAAAATCCAAAATTAAAACAGCCACAACCACATCGGTAAAGTAACTAACAATACCATAGCCCCCATTGCTAAAGCAGTTACAGCCAAGTCACGATCTAGATCAAAGGTTTCGGCTAATACCAATGTGGCAAATGCTGGAGGCATGGCCATTTGTAATACAATTACCTGTGCTGCACCACCAGTGATACCAAACACTGGTAAAG contains the following coding sequences:
- a CDS encoding glycerophosphodiester phosphodiesterase, whose amino-acid sequence is MAKNYTINSSIIIAHRGASGYRPEHTLAAYELAIDLGADYIEPDLVITKDGVLIARHENEISETTDIAIHPEFSHLKTTKIIDGKVKTGWFTEDFTLAELKTLKAKERIPQLRPQNTAYDGIFTISTLQEIIDLAQAKSLELGRIIGIYPETKHPSYFQSIGLPLEETLLLNLQKINLPVFIQSFEVSNLKELSQKTNLPLVQLINDSGKPYDFVVNGDHRTYQDLVTKTELIEIAKYAQAIGVNKNLLIPRDITGKLLSPTYLVNNAHAANLQVHAWTFRNEDFFLPLNLQGNPQSEYEIFFELAIDGIFSDYPDTAKSQLTKL
- the chrA gene encoding chromate efflux transporter — its product is MNKLPLSRLGEVAKLFLKLGMIGFGGPVAHIAMIEDEVVKRRQWLTREHFLDLLGATNLIPGPNSTEMAIHIGYIYAGWLGLIVAGVCFILPAVLITGVLAGIYVNYGTLPQVAPLLYGIKPAVLAIILNAIWGLAKKAVKTRQLLVIAIMVGVVTFFWKVNEIIALLIGGFLGMLWLNRHNQNHTPGNQTNLLIAGLTIGATWQVTSVSAVSVPLWQLGWFFLKVGSVLFGGGYLLVAFLQGGLVEEYGWLTQQQLLDAIAIGQFTPGPVLSTATFIGYVLAGMPGAIVATLGIFLPSFLFVAALNPLIPRLRTSAWTRAFLDSVNVSAVALMVLATLQLAIATLTIQKAPYMDFIASAIALISVILVLRYRINAAWLVCGGGLIGWVAYLFGYIP
- a CDS encoding HipA family kinase, with the translated sequence MNNEINIEEDRARWKLSLEELLKNPEEPVIITTFRRYLTSSASPVFARGMDKCEYVIKGQQAGRQIITDHIVAQLGSAIGAPVGKPQIVEISKDLLELDPKFAFLSPGKAHATHFIPNCFDDRDTRIYKDHSGNRERFALLSVLFGWVESQDEQFIYQKAHPCLVSSVDHGRFFPGGYD
- a CDS encoding DUF3037 domain-containing protein, with protein sequence MASRYSIIQYVPDPITDERINIGVIAFDKQNIRIRFLKNWLSWKRVQIFGMEDIKFLKDFAHRMEKNVKEGYLFSEDNLNEVPYQERILKIAQEWINSIQITEPRGSLDSVDNLLEDIANTYLREIKPPSKPKGSITSRRRQKIVSFNLYPRIKTKLGEKPQ
- a CDS encoding MFS transporter, producing MKDSDLNLPKSLTSQKLDLKTKLAYGAGDLGPAITSNIAIFFLLVFFTNVAGIPAGLAGSILMIGKIWDAVNDPIVGWLTDKTKSRRWGRRLPWMLYGAIPFGIFFFLQWIVPKFSVEQSSNIWPLFWYYVAIGVISQAFFTVVNLPYTAMTPELSQDYDERTSLNSFRFTFSIGGSILSLILAQIVFSQIADPQEQYIVLAAICTVISVLALYWCVYGTRNRIMAFEAKRLQLEEPAEIPFIEQLKIVFTNKPFLFVIAIYLFSWLGVQITASIIPYFVIYCMGLKNSDVPTVLIAVQATALLMLFVWSNLSKKLGKKLVYFLGMSIWIIAAAGLFFLKSNQIGLMYLMAVMAGVGVSTAYLIPWSMIPDVIELDELQTGQRREGIFYGFMVLLQKFGLAFGLFIVGNALEASGFKAVVAGQSTLPIQPDSALFAIRIAVGPIPTICLIIGLILTFFYPITREMHAEIMLKLQERRENIGE
- a CDS encoding phosphoribosyltransferase, which produces MSDLYISWSDYHHKIEQLAVKIYQSSWQFNQIVCLARGGLRVGDLLSRIYNQPLAILATSSYNGAGKQERGGLIVSPHLTMTTDTLGSRILLVDDLVDSGITLQQTIPWLQQYSQYSIAEIRTAVIWYKSCSVITPNYYADYLPNNPWIHQPFEKYEHTTPAELEVKLSQPC